The following proteins are co-located in the Anas platyrhynchos isolate ZD024472 breed Pekin duck chromosome 1, IASCAAS_PekinDuck_T2T, whole genome shotgun sequence genome:
- the LOC140001834 gene encoding uncharacterized protein, which translates to MMLIALISTLLRLFSKLSIIVHYFPYLLSVVLFILSGPWFQIIMVLCVVAMAYETMKYVVMTLTCYLYSVTSSTLYFGNGILETISNYTYCFFPLGSQSVEGKGEDIFPYLLTLPFSFTTPVSSWITLPSSFTTLLSPELVTIALQDIEYFWNTQSTIVLLFCLMNALQVLLKVKQLLGKLFRRCARRQDSCGWQGVWADMGRHLEQLAPPVCWKFTPEQWQNPQKLAECLKKRCNDSGSSKVTQIIVTCWGLAHAYRAAIDTAINLVTDPAATPSPVTDPTATVTPTVDSAAAPDPVPAAAPVPAPAAAPVPAPAAAPVPAPAAAPVPAPAAAPAPAPAAAPVPAPAAAPVPAPAAAPVPAPAAAPAPAPAAAPVPAPAAAPAPAPAAAPVPVPATSPVPAPEAAPAPAPAAAPAPAPAAAPAPAPTAAPVPAPATAPAPAAAPAPVAVSEKRAVAVQVDPAEGIPIPVTGSEKRAVAVQVDPAEGIPIPVTGSEKRAVAVQAAPAEGIPTSVADPVTKSEKRAVAVQAAPVEKVKIWYRNSSRLERRESSANPGKASAKTKYRDDEDDDDAGPSRIQEEEDEDAERATVTTRSLNERELRDVRKDFGRCIGEQLVTWLLRCWDSGANCVELDGREAKRLGSLARDAGIDKAIADGAQPTSLWRRLLSAVRERYPFKEDILCLPGKWTTMEKGIQYLRELAVREVIYEDPDQRQTSKDPDEVKCTRPMWRKFVRSAPSSYASSLAVMAWKEDEEPTVDEAAKQLRQYEESLSSSLQACVSAVEKLSEKFHQLEENLLSSPPEPTSAHRPKENTWEKLSEKVHQLEERLFSSAPAQSSVSAVRGRRSPTQGRRYGGYSPRATLWFYLRDHGEDMRKWDGKSTATLEARVRELQKKTIRKKGFSEKFAAPTSSRQSFKHRNEEDSDQD; encoded by the coding sequence atgatgctgattgctttaatctcaactctgctgcgcctgttttccaaattgagtattatagtacattattttccgtatttgctctctgtcgtgttgtttatcctctccgggccctggtttcagatcattatggtgctgtgtgttgtagcaatggcttatgagacgatgaaatatgtggtcatgactctaacttgttatttgtattcagtaacatcgtcgactctgtactttggaaacggtatcttggaaactattagcaattatacctattgtttttttccattagggagtcaatctgtggaggggaaaggggaggatatttttccttacttgcttactctccctttctccttcaccacccctgtatcctcctggatcactctgccttcctccttcaccaccctcttatcccctgagcttgtcacaatagctctccaagatattgaatatttctggaatactcagagtaccatagtcttgttgttctgcctcatgaatgcacttcaggttctgcttaaagttaaacaactacttgggaagctcttccGGAGAtgtgcccggaggcaggatagttgtgggtggcagggagtatgggcggatatgggcaggcatctagagcagttggcacccccagtgtgttggaaattcacccctgaacaatggcaaaatcctcaaaaactggcagaatgcttgaaaaaaaggtgtaatgattctggcagttctaaagtaacacaaatcattgtaacgtgctggggcctggctcatgcctatcgagctgccattgatactgctatcaacttagtgacagaccctgcggccactccaagccctgtgacagatccaacagccactgtgacccctacggtggactcggcagccgctccagatccggttcctgcagccgctccagtcccagctcctgcagccgctccagtcccagctcctgcagccgctccagtcccagctcctgcagccgctccagtcccagctcctgcagccgctccagctccagctcctgcagccgctccagttccagctcctgcagccgctccagttccagctcctgcagccgctccagttccagctcctgcagccgctccagctccagctcctgcagccgctccagttccagctcctgcagccgctccagctccagctcctgcagccgctccagtcccagttcctgcaacttctccagtcccagctcctgaagccgctccagctccagctcctgcagccgctccagctccagctcctgcagccgctccagctccagctcctactgctgctccagtcccagctcctgcaactgctccagctcctgcagccgctccagctcctgtggccgtgtcagagaaacgagctgtagcagtgcaagttgaccctgcagagggtattccaatccctgtaacggggtcagagaaacgagctgtagcagtgcaagttgatcctgcagagggtattccaatccctgtaacggggtcagagaaacgagctgtagcagtgcaagctgcccctgcagagggtattccaacctctgtggcagacccggtaacaaagtcagagaaacgagcagtagcagtgcaagctgcccctgtagagaaggtgaaaatatggtatagaaattcaagtcgtttagaacgcagagagtcttctgccaatccaggtaaagcttctgccaaaactaagtatagagatgacgaagatgatgacgacgctgggccatcaaggattcaggaggaggaagatgaggatgccgaaagagcaacagtaactacccgaagcctaaacgagcgcgagctacgagatgtgcgaaaagattttggtcgctgtataggtgagcagcttgtcacctggctgctccggtgctgggactctggagccaattgtgtggaattagacggcagggaagccaagcggctgggatcccttgctcgagacgccggcattgacaaagcaattgcagatggagcacaacccaccagcctctggaggcgtctcctctcagctgtgagggaaaggtatcccttcaaggaagatattttatgtctaccaggcaagtggaccactatggagaagggaatccagtacctgagggaattagccgtacgggaagtgatttatgaggatccagaccagagacaaacatccaaagatccagatgaagtcaagtgtacacgacccatgtggcggaagtttgtacggagtgcaccatcatcatatgccagctcattggcagtaatggcctggaaagaggatgaggaacccacagtagatgaagcggctaaacaactccggcagtacgaagaaagtctctcctcttccttacaggcctgcgtctcagctgtggagaaactttctgaaaagtttcaccaacttgaagagaatctattgtcctccccacctgaaccaaccagtgcccaccgaccaaaagagaacacttgggagaaactttctgaaaaggttcaccaacttgaagagagattattctcctctgcacctgcacaaagcagtgtctcagctgtcaggggtaggcgttcacccacacaaggaagacgatatggtgggtactcaccccgtgccaccctgtggttttacttacgagaccatggagaggacatgagaaaatgggatggaaaatctaccgcgaccctagaggcacgggtacgtgagttgcaaaagaaaacaatcaggaaaaaaggattctccgaaaagtttgctgctccaacttccagcagacaatccttcaaacacagaaacgaagaagattctgaccaggattag